The following DNA comes from Mesorhizobium sp. B2-1-8.
CCCGGTTCGGGAGATCATTGGCGACCGGGGCGGCGCCAGCGTCTGGACAGTGAAGACATCTGGCAAGCTTCTTGCGAGGCTTTACGCCGGGGACGGCTACCATCTGCGCCGGCGGCTGGTCCCGCTCGTCGAATTGCTCAACGGAAGGGCGGGGTTGCCCAAATTATGGTCACTGTGACTGTGGCCGCATCATTTCAGGAAGACGCATGAACCTGACGCCAAGGGAAAAGGACAAGCTGCTGATCGCCATGGCGGCGATCGTGGCGCGCAAGCGACTCGAGCGCGGCGTCAAGCTCAACCATCCGGAAGCGATCGCGCTGATCACCGATTTCGTCGTCGAGGGCGCCCGCGATGGCCGCCCGGTGGCCGAGTTGATGGAGGCCGGCGCCCATGTCGTCAGCCGCGCGCAGGTCATGGAAGGCATCGCCGAGATGATCCATGACGTGCAGGTGGAAGCGACATTCCCCGACGGCACCAAGCTGGTGACCGTGCACGAACCGATCCGGTGAGGAGAGAAAATGCTGGAGCTGCGCCCGAACTGCGAATGCTGTGACAAGGATCTGCCGCCCGAAGCGAAGGATGCGCTGGTCTGCACCTTCGAGTGCACCTTCTGCGCCGGCTGCGTCGAAAACGTGCTTGGCGGCGTCTGCCCAAACTGCGGTGGCAATTTTACAGCCCGGCCGATTCGCCCGGCCGCGATGCTGAAGAAATATCCGGCTTCGACCAAACGCGTGCTCAAGGCCGAGGGCTGCGGCCCCCGCAGGGCCGCCTGACACCGCAAACGAAAGGCAAGTAAAATGATCCCTGTCAAACGCCTGTGCCTCTCGGCGATCCTGCTCGTGGCGGCCGCCGTGCCTGCCTACGCCCATGTCGGCATTGGCACGACATCCTCCTTCATGGCCGGCTTCACGCATCCGCTGTCGGGTCTCGACCATATGACGGTGATGCTCGCTGTCGGTCTGTGGGCGGCCCTCAAGGGTGGCAAGGCGATCTGGGCCTGGCCTGCGGCGTTCGTCGCCGTCATGCTCGGTGGCGCGGCCCTTGGTATGGCTCATATGCCGTTGCCGTTCGTCGAGCCGGGCATACTGGCCTCCGTCGTGGCGGTTGGACTGCTGGTGGCGTTGGCGGTCGATCTGCCCGTTTCGGCCGGTGTCGCCATCATCGGTCTGTTCGCGCTGTTTCACGGCCACGCCCATGGCACGGAAGTGCCGGAAAATGCCGGCGGGCTCGAATATATGGCCGGCTTTGCCATCGCCACCGTGCTGCTCCATGCAATCGGCATCGCCGCTGGTCTGAGCCTCGGCCTAAGGTTCCGCGGTGTGGCCCGTATCGCGGGTGCCGCCTGCGCGGCGATCGGCGTCGGCCTCGCCTTCGGCGTCGTGTGAGGTCCCATGATCCCCGGCGAAATCATCTCTGCTCGAGGCGACATCGAACTCAATGAGGGTCTGCCGACCGTCACCCTGAAAGTCGCCAACAGTGGCGACCGCCCGGTCCAGGTCGGCAGCCACTACCATTTCTTCGAAACCAACGAGGCGCTGAAATTCGACCGCGAGAGCGCGCGCGGCATGCGCCTCGACATCGCCGCCGGCACCGCCACGCGCTTCGAACCGGGGCAGGAACGCGACGTCACGCTGGTGCCGCTCGGCGGCAAGCGCGAGGTCTATGGATTTCAGCAGAAGGTGATGGGCAAGCTGTGAGGGCGTCTCATGCCTGGTGCGCAAGGCCGGCCAACGGCTTCGGGGCAAACCTGAAAGCAAACGATGCCTTCGGCTCAGCCAGACGG
Coding sequences within:
- a CDS encoding DUF1272 domain-containing protein, which encodes MLELRPNCECCDKDLPPEAKDALVCTFECTFCAGCVENVLGGVCPNCGGNFTARPIRPAAMLKKYPASTKRVLKAEGCGPRRAA
- a CDS encoding urease subunit beta, giving the protein MIPGEIISARGDIELNEGLPTVTLKVANSGDRPVQVGSHYHFFETNEALKFDRESARGMRLDIAAGTATRFEPGQERDVTLVPLGGKREVYGFQQKVMGKL
- a CDS encoding urease subunit gamma, whose product is MNLTPREKDKLLIAMAAIVARKRLERGVKLNHPEAIALITDFVVEGARDGRPVAELMEAGAHVVSRAQVMEGIAEMIHDVQVEATFPDGTKLVTVHEPIR
- a CDS encoding HupE/UreJ family protein; translation: MIPVKRLCLSAILLVAAAVPAYAHVGIGTTSSFMAGFTHPLSGLDHMTVMLAVGLWAALKGGKAIWAWPAAFVAVMLGGAALGMAHMPLPFVEPGILASVVAVGLLVALAVDLPVSAGVAIIGLFALFHGHAHGTEVPENAGGLEYMAGFAIATVLLHAIGIAAGLSLGLRFRGVARIAGAACAAIGVGLAFGVV